From the genome of Bos mutus isolate GX-2022 chromosome 2, NWIPB_WYAK_1.1, whole genome shotgun sequence:
catatgtcccctccgtcttgaacctcccttccacatcccacccctctaggttgtcacagacactgggttgagctctctgtgctatacagcaacttcccattacctatctgttttacatatggtaatatataggTTTCAGTGCTACTGTCTCAATCCGTCCCACCCTTCCCTTGCCCCGGGTGGTCCTCAGTCTGTTCGCTATATCTGCATCTCTGTGCCTGCCCTGCAAAttggttcatcagtaccattttcctaaattccatatacatgcattaatacgctgtatttgttttcttctttctgagttacttcacttggACAGGCTTTAGAGTTGAGCTGGGAAGAATATTTGAGTAGGCCACAGTCAGTGAGTGATGAATGCAGTTAGAATTTTATGATGTGAGAACTTTGGCTTGAGTGATGAATATTCAGGTAATGAGGACTCTGTTTTGTCCTTAGTGTTCTGGATAAGGAACTGTGGCTTTCTGGGTGGCAAATTCTAAATTTTTCAAGTTTAATGTAAAACTTCCTATCTGACATAAAGTCATCAACTATATATTTATTCAAGTACCATAAAAATGTATGTGtgaccaaggaaaccagaattgaaagagacatacgtaccctaatgttcatcgcagcaccgtttacaatagctgggacatggaagcaacctagatgtccatcagcagatgaaaggataagaaagctgtggtacatatacacaatggaatattactcagctattaaaaagaatgcatttgaatcggttctaatgaggtggctgaaactggagcctattatacaactgaagtaagtcagaaagaaaaacaccaatacagtatactaacgcatatatatggaatttagaaagatggtaaaatgACCCTatgtgtgagacagcaaaagagacacagatgtaaagaacagacttttggactctgtaggagaaggtgagggtggggtgatttgagaaaagaacattgaaacatgtatattatcatatgtgaaatagatcgccagtccaggtttgatgcaggagacagggtgctcagagctggtgcactgggatgaccctgagggaagGAATTTGGAGGAAGGTggaagggggattcaggatgggggacacatgtatacccatggctgattcatgtcaatatatggcaaaaaccactacaatattgtaaagtaattcagttcagttcagtagctcagtcgtggtgaaatctttggaaccccatgaaccgcagcacaccaggcctccctgtccatcaccaaatcccagagtccacccaaacccatgtccattgagtcggtggtgccatccaaccatcttatcctctgttgtccccttctcctcctgtcctcaatctttcccagcgtcagagtcttttcaaatgagtcagctcttcacatcaggtggccaaatactggagtttcagcttcaacatcagtccttccagtgaacacccaggactgatctcctttaggatggactggttggatctccttgcagtccacaggactctcaagagtcttctccaacaaaacagttcaaaagcatcaatttttcagcgttcagctttctttatagtccaactctcacatccatacatgaccacaggaaaaaccatagccttgactagacagacctttgttggcaaagtaatgtctctgctttttatttttatttttatttatttatttattttatttatttatttttttagaacaaCTCAGCAAAATAAAATTCCGGTTTATTGTTGGACAACATTGTTTCACACATACACCAAacaggccaaaaaataaacagctaCTTCAtagacaaaaaaaggaaaaaaaagaaaccttttatCTTTGGCCTTTTTAACCATCTCATACAAACCAACTACTTATAGTACAGCTAAGTACATACACAAAAAAAGTTACTGGAATGCTCGGAATAagattgggttttttttgttgttgtttttgctttttttacaagtttttttttctcgTTTGAGATTATAATGAACATGGTCACACCACAAGTAAAGTCAGAGTAGGACAGAGAACGCTCCGAAGGCTGGTTTGGTCATCCGAGATCATTAAAAATGGCTGACCCCTAACAAtatgtacaaaaatataaaatgtaaataaaaaatacaaacaaattttcctttttaaagtactttaagaaaaaaagcaggGCCTTAGAAgttttggttcttttttcctcccctgtTGCAAATTCACTTTGTGGTTTTGGTTGGGTGGTGGGGAGCGCTGTCGTCTGTGGGTGGCGCTGCCCGCCAGGGGCGGGCGGGCGGGACTCTCTACTCGAAGGTGACCACGTTTATAGATTCTGAGACGGGAAGTGGAGGGTGAATAGGTCACGGcggccttttttttttagtttaacttttccttttttgctgtCTAGTCATCTTCATCAGTCTTCTGCTTCTTGGTATCCACATCGTCATCCTCGTCATCTTCAGCTGCCCGTTTGCCCGTAGCTGCCTCGGCCTCCTCATCTTCATCTCCGTCCTCTTCCTCACGgtcaccttcctcctcctcctcctcctcttcctccccaccttcctcctcttcttcgtCTACCTCGTTGTCTGCCTCCTGCTCCCCATTTTCCTCATTAGCATTCCCATTTGCAGGTGCCTCTCTCCCATTCTCCGCCTCCTCCACaacttccttcttctcctttaaGTCCTTGGTGGTGATCTCGGAGCTGGTGTCCACGCCCGCGTCTGACATGATGGGGCACTCCGGTGATCCGATGCAACGGACTGAGAAGAAAAGCGGGAGTTCGAGGACTCTGGCGGTAAAGCTGCCGGAGCCCGCGGCGGCGGAGATGGCGCGCGGCGGAGGTGGCTGCAGCGATCAGGGAAGCCGGAGACGGGAACAATGCAAAGCTGGCTTTTCAGAGCAGCCAGTggggctctgctttttaatatgctgtctagcttggtcataactttccttccaaggagtaagcatcttttagtttcatggctgcaatcaccatctgcagtgatttttgagcccccaaaaataaagttcgacactgtttccccatctatttcccatgaagtgatgggaccagatgctatgatcttagttttctgaatgttgagctttaagccaactttttcagtctcctctttcactttcatcaagaggctttttagttcctcttcactttctgccataagggtggtgacatctgcatatctgaggttattggtatttctcccggcagtcttgattccagcttgtgcttcgtccagcccagcgtttctcatgatatactctacatataagttaaataagcagggtgacaatatacagccttgacgtactccttttcctatttggagccagtctgttgttccatgtccagttctaactgttgcttcctgacctgcatacaggtttctcaagaggcaggtcaggtggtctggtattcccatctctttcaaaattttccacagtttattgtgatccacacagtcaaagtctttggcatagtcaataaaacagaaatagatgtttttctggaactctcttgctttttcggtgatccagaggatgttggcaatttgatctctggttcctctgccttttctaaaaccagcttgaacatctgaaagttcatggttcacagattgctgaagcctggcttggagaattttaagcatcactttactagcgtgtgagatgagtgcaattgtgc
Proteins encoded in this window:
- the LOC138990230 gene encoding prothymosin alpha-like; the encoded protein is MSDAGVDTSSEITTKDLKEKKEVVEEAENGREAPANGNANEENGEQEADNEVDEEEEEGGEEEEEEEEEGDREEEDGDEDEEAEAATGKRAAEDDEDDDVDTKKQKTDEDD